From the Chiroxiphia lanceolata isolate bChiLan1 chromosome Z, bChiLan1.pri, whole genome shotgun sequence genome, one window contains:
- the TJP2 gene encoding tight junction protein ZO-2 isoform X3, producing the protein MGARQGSTGSGPREPAVGAMQAPGMEELIWEQYTVTLQKDSKRGFGIAVSGGRDNPHFENGETSIVISDVLPGGPADGLLQENDRVVIVNGTPMENVLHSFAVQQLRKSGKVATIVVKRPRKVQAAALKRSPSLDYEDRALDVMDDHAEFDGKSARSGYSERSWHSGNGGRSQSWGNSLDQGYRDEQDRGRNRSRDRDRECSYSRDRSHGRSIDRSLDRDYRRDRSRGRSIDRDGVYEREYRGDYSPPNYSHESQPDPRYGREVRSRSRDRLHSRSPSPEIHHQQEYLGPQDPNAPISVLLTKGRHNEEYGLRLGSQIFIKEMTRTGLATKDGNLHEGDIILKINGTVTENMSLADARKLIEKSRGKLQLVVLRDRKQTLLNIPSLNDSDSEMDDISEIESNRSFSPQDDRLHHSDLDSHSSNEKLKEKPNAKDDPSNRMSRMGAMPTPFKSIGDVATPTVTVVDTNKELSYQDDSAVSQPKAVTRTILKPSPEDEAIYGPNTKMVRFKKGDSVGLRLAGGNDVGIFIAGIQEGTSADQEGLQEGDQILKVNTQDFRGIVREEAVLYLLEIPKGETVTILAQSKYEVYRDIMACGRGDSFFIRSHFECEKESPQSLAFTRGEIFRVVDTLYDGKLGNWLAVRIGNELEKGLIPNKSRAEQMASVQNAQKDGSSDRADFWRTRGQRSGAKKNLRKSREDLTAIVSVSTKFPAYERVQLREAGFKRPVVIFGPIADVAMEKLSNDLPHLYQTAKTEPRDAGSEKSTGVVRLNTVRQIIEQDKHALLDVTPKAVDLLNYTQWFPIVVFFNPDSKQGVKTMRQRLCSTSNKSSRKLYEQANKLKKTCSHLFTATINLNSANDSWYGSLKDTVQQQQGEAVWVSEGKLDGMDDDADDRMSYLTAMGADYLSCDSRLISDLEDTDGEGGAYTDNELDEPLEEPRISSVSRSSEPVHHEESLKKFTPEPRAQLRKAGSREILREPSPPPAFKPEPPKGKLQNEDLYDFPKNYDSKSSNVAVSSETSSVSAKAAPPPVSVKPAFGRPILRNSQPAVPYAEEEEEEAKLEEEGGEQENTPKSVLRKVKIFEEMDHKARMQRMQELQEAQNARLEIAQKHPDIYAVPVKTQKSEQNWPQLMSSRPPEPQKPPIRPHLENRCSYGSDAEEEEEEYRRQLADHSKKGYYGQPSRYRDTEL; encoded by the exons GCCCCAGGCATGGAAGAGCTGATATGGGAACAGTACACTGTGACCTTACAAAAG GATTCAAAACGAGGATTTGGAATTGCAGTTTCTGGCGGCAGAGATAACCCTCATTTTGAAAATGGTGAAACATCGATAGTCATTTCAGATGTTCTCCCAGGTGGCCCAGCAGATGGATTACTTCA AGAAAATGACCGAGTGGTCATTGTTAATGGGACTCCAATGGAAAATGTTCTACATTCTTTTGCAGTTCAACAGCTtagaaaaagtggaaaagtgGCCACCATT GTAGTGAAAAGACCAAGGAAAGTGCAGGCTGCAGCATTGAAGAGAAGCCCCTCCCTTGACTATGAGGACAGAGCTTTAGATGTAATGGATGACCATGCGGAATTTGATGGCAAAAGTGCTCGAAGTGGCTATAGTGAGAGAAGCTGGCACAGTGGTAATGGAGGGCGCAGCCAAAGCTGGGGAAACAGCCTGGATCAGGGCTATAGGGATGAGCAAGACAGAGGGCGTAACCGAAGCAGAGACCGTGACAGGGAATGCAGCTACAGCCGTGATCGAAGTCATGGTAGGAGCATTGACAGGAGCTTGGATCGAGACTATAGAAGAGATcgaagcaggggaaggagcatCGACAGGGATGGTGTCTACGAACGGGAGTACCGAGGAGACTACAGCCCACCTAATTATAGTCATGAATCTCAACCTGATCCTCGATATGGGAGGGAAGTGAGGAGTCGAAGTCGGGATAGACTTCATTCGCGAAGTCCTTCGCCTGAAATACATCACCAGCAGGAGTACCTAGGACCACAGGATCCAAATGCACCCATCAGTGTTCTCTTAACAAAAGGCAGACATAATGAAG AATATGGACTCCGTCTTGGAAGTCAGATCTTCATTAAAGAAATGACCCGTACTGGCCTAGCAACCAAAGATGGCAACCTTCATGAAGGGGATATCATTCTCAAG ATCAATGGTACAGTGACAGAGAACATGTCTTTAGCTGATGCCCGAAAACTGATTGAGAAATCACGGGGGAAACTCCAGCTGGTTGTTCTCAGGGATCGAAAGCAGACGCTGCTCAACATTCCTTCATTGAACGACAGTGACTCAGAAATGGATG ACATTTCTGAAATAGAGTCAAACAGATCATTCTCCCCTCAAGATGACAGATTACATCATTCTGATCTGGATTCACATTCTTCcaatgaaaagctgaaagagaaaCCAAA tgCAAAAGATGATCCATCCAATAGGATGTCCAGGATGGGAGCAATGCCTACACCATTCAAATCAATTGGTGATGTTGCTACTCCTACTGTTACAGTTGTGGACACAAACAAAGAGCTGAGCTACCAAGATGACTCAGCAG tGTCTCAACCAAAAGCAGTTACACGGACGATTCTTAAGCCCAGCCCAGAAGATGAAGCAATATATGG TCCTAATACGAAAATGGTGAGATTCAAGAAAGGGGATAGCGTGGGTCTACGACTGGCAGGTGGAAATGATGTTGGCATATTTATTGCTGGAATTCAAGAAGGGACCTCAGCTGACCAGGAAGGACTACAGGAAGGAGATCAGATTCTTAAG GTAAACACTCAAGACTTCAGAGGTATTGTTCGGGAAGAAGCTGTTTTGTATCTTTTAGAAATTCCCAAAGGTGAAACTGTGACAATTTTGGCTCAAAGCAAATATGAAG TCTACAGAGACATCATGGCCTGTGGTAGAGGAGATTCATTCTTCATCAGGAGTCACTTTGAGTGTGAAAAGGAGTCACCACAGAGCTTAGCATTTACCAGAGGGGAGATCTTCAGAGTAGTTGATACACTGTATGATGGCAAATTGGGAAACTGGCTAGCTGTGAGAATTGGAAATGAACTGGAAAAGGGCCTCATTCCAAATAAGAGCAG AGCTGAACAGATGGCCAGCGTTCAAAATGCCCAAAAAGATGGTTCAAGTGATAGGGCAGATTTCTGGAGAACACGTGGCCAGCGATCTGGAGCAAAGAAGAATCTGAGGAAAAGTCGTGAAGATCTGACAGCCATTGTATCTGTGAGCACAAAATTCCCAGCTTATGAGCGAGTTCAGTTGCGCGAAG ctggtTTTAAGAGACCTGTGGTGATATTTGGCCCTATTGCAGATGTTGCTATGGAGAAATTGTCAAATGATTTGCCTCACCTGTACCAGACAGCAA AGACAGAACCCAGAGATGCAGGTTCGGAGAAATCAACTGGGGTGGTGCGCTTGAACACTGTGAGGCAAATCATTGAGCAG GATAAACATGCTCTGTTGGACGTCACTCCTAAAGCAGTGGACCTGCTAAATTATACCCAGTGGTTTCCAATTGTGGTCTTCTTTAACCCAGACAGTAAGCAAGGTGTGAAGACCATGAGACAAAGGCTATGTTCTACATCAAACAAGAGCTCAAGAAAACTTTATgagcaagcaaacaaactgaagaaaacttGTTCCCACCTCTTTACAG CAACCATCAATTTAAATTCAGCCAATGACAGTTGGTATGGTAGTTTGAAGGATACTGTTCAGCAACAGCAAGGAGAAGCAGTATGGGTATCGGAAGGAAAG CTGGATGGCATGGATGATGATGCCGATGATCGTATGTCTTACCTTACTGCTATGGGTGCTGACTATTTGAGTTGTGACAGTCGGCTGATCAGTGACCTAGAGGATACAGATGGAGAAGGAGGTGCATACACTGACAATGAACTTGATGAGCCCTTAGAGGAACCAAGGATTTCATCTGTTAGCCGGTCCTCTGAGCCTGTGCATCATGAGGAG agtttaaaaaaatttactccTGAACCAAGGGCTCAGTTGAGAAAAGCTGGTAGCAGGGAGATCCTTAGAGAACCAAGTCCACCTCCAGCATTCAAGCCTGAACCACCTAAG GGAAAATTACAAAACGAAGATCTATATGACTTCCCCAAGAACTATGACTCTAAATCAAGTAATGTTGCTGTCAGCAGTGAGACTTCAAGTGTTTCAGCTAAAGCAGCACCCCCACCTGTTTCTGTTAAACCTGCCTTTGGGCGTCCTATTCTGAGAAACTCTCAGCCAGCAGTTCCAtatgcagaggaggaggaggaggaggcaaagTTGGAAGAGGAAGGAGGCGAACAAGAAAACACTCCAAAATCGGTATtgaggaaagtaaaaatatttgaggagATGGATCATAAGGCGAGGATGCAAAGAATGCAAGAGCTTCAAGAGGCCCAGAATGCCAGG cttGAAATAGCCCAGAAGCATCCAGATATTTATGCTGTCCCAGTCAAAACACAGAAGTCAGAACAGAACTGGCCACAGCTGATGAG CTCCAGACCTCCAGAACCCCAGAAGCCTCCTATTAGACCTCACCTGGAGAACCGCTGCAGTTACGGCAGCgatgcagaggaggaggaggaggagtatCGTCGGCAGCTGGCAGACCACTCTAAGAAGGGCTATTATGGACAGCCATCCAGATACAGAGACACAGAATTGTAG
- the TJP2 gene encoding tight junction protein ZO-2 isoform X1 — MEELIWEQYTVTLQKDSKRGFGIAVSGGRDNPHFENGETSIVISDVLPGGPADGLLQENDRVVIVNGTPMENVLHSFAVQQLRKSGKVATIVVKRPRKVQAAALKRSPSLDYEDRALDVMDDHAEFDGKSARSGYSERSWHSGNGGRSQSWGNSLDQGYRDEQDRGRNRSRDRDRECSYSRDRSHGRSIDRSLDRDYRRDRSRGRSIDRDGVYEREYRGDYSPPNYSHESQPDPRYGREVRSRSRDRLHSRSPSPEIHHQQEYLGPQDPNAPISVLLTKGRHNEEYGLRLGSQIFIKEMTRTGLATKDGNLHEGDIILKINGTVTENMSLADARKLIEKSRGKLQLVVLRDRKQTLLNIPSLNDSDSEMDDISEIESNRSFSPQDDRLHHSDLDSHSSNEKLKEKPNAKDDPSNRMSRMGAMPTPFKSIGDVATPTVTVVDTNKELSYQDDSAVSQPKAVTRTILKPSPEDEAIYGPNTKMVRFKKGDSVGLRLAGGNDVGIFIAGIQEGTSADQEGLQEGDQILKVNTQDFRGIVREEAVLYLLEIPKGETVTILAQSKYEVYRDIMACGRGDSFFIRSHFECEKESPQSLAFTRGEIFRVVDTLYDGKLGNWLAVRIGNELEKGLIPNKSRAEQMASVQNAQKDGSSDRADFWRTRGQRSGAKKNLRKSREDLTAIVSVSTKFPAYERVQLREAGFKRPVVIFGPIADVAMEKLSNDLPHLYQTAKTEPRDAGSEKSTGVVRLNTVRQIIEQDKHALLDVTPKAVDLLNYTQWFPIVVFFNPDSKQGVKTMRQRLCSTSNKSSRKLYEQANKLKKTCSHLFTATINLNSANDSWYGSLKDTVQQQQGEAVWVSEGKLDGMDDDADDRMSYLTAMGADYLSCDSRLISDLEDTDGEGGAYTDNELDEPLEEPRISSVSRSSEPVHHEESLKKFTPEPRAQLRKAGSREILREPSPPPAFKPEPPKGKLQNEDLYDFPKNYDSKSSNVAVSSETSSVSAKAAPPPVSVKPAFGRPILRNSQPAVPYAEEEEEEAKLEEEGGEQENTPKSVLRKVKIFEEMDHKARMQRMQELQEAQNARLEIAQKHPDIYAVPVKTQKSEQNWPQLMSSRPPEPQKPPIRPHLENRCSYGSDAEEEEEEYRRQLADHSKKGYYGQPSRYRDTEL, encoded by the exons ATGGAAGAGCTGATATGGGAACAGTACACTGTGACCTTACAAAAG GATTCAAAACGAGGATTTGGAATTGCAGTTTCTGGCGGCAGAGATAACCCTCATTTTGAAAATGGTGAAACATCGATAGTCATTTCAGATGTTCTCCCAGGTGGCCCAGCAGATGGATTACTTCA AGAAAATGACCGAGTGGTCATTGTTAATGGGACTCCAATGGAAAATGTTCTACATTCTTTTGCAGTTCAACAGCTtagaaaaagtggaaaagtgGCCACCATT GTAGTGAAAAGACCAAGGAAAGTGCAGGCTGCAGCATTGAAGAGAAGCCCCTCCCTTGACTATGAGGACAGAGCTTTAGATGTAATGGATGACCATGCGGAATTTGATGGCAAAAGTGCTCGAAGTGGCTATAGTGAGAGAAGCTGGCACAGTGGTAATGGAGGGCGCAGCCAAAGCTGGGGAAACAGCCTGGATCAGGGCTATAGGGATGAGCAAGACAGAGGGCGTAACCGAAGCAGAGACCGTGACAGGGAATGCAGCTACAGCCGTGATCGAAGTCATGGTAGGAGCATTGACAGGAGCTTGGATCGAGACTATAGAAGAGATcgaagcaggggaaggagcatCGACAGGGATGGTGTCTACGAACGGGAGTACCGAGGAGACTACAGCCCACCTAATTATAGTCATGAATCTCAACCTGATCCTCGATATGGGAGGGAAGTGAGGAGTCGAAGTCGGGATAGACTTCATTCGCGAAGTCCTTCGCCTGAAATACATCACCAGCAGGAGTACCTAGGACCACAGGATCCAAATGCACCCATCAGTGTTCTCTTAACAAAAGGCAGACATAATGAAG AATATGGACTCCGTCTTGGAAGTCAGATCTTCATTAAAGAAATGACCCGTACTGGCCTAGCAACCAAAGATGGCAACCTTCATGAAGGGGATATCATTCTCAAG ATCAATGGTACAGTGACAGAGAACATGTCTTTAGCTGATGCCCGAAAACTGATTGAGAAATCACGGGGGAAACTCCAGCTGGTTGTTCTCAGGGATCGAAAGCAGACGCTGCTCAACATTCCTTCATTGAACGACAGTGACTCAGAAATGGATG ACATTTCTGAAATAGAGTCAAACAGATCATTCTCCCCTCAAGATGACAGATTACATCATTCTGATCTGGATTCACATTCTTCcaatgaaaagctgaaagagaaaCCAAA tgCAAAAGATGATCCATCCAATAGGATGTCCAGGATGGGAGCAATGCCTACACCATTCAAATCAATTGGTGATGTTGCTACTCCTACTGTTACAGTTGTGGACACAAACAAAGAGCTGAGCTACCAAGATGACTCAGCAG tGTCTCAACCAAAAGCAGTTACACGGACGATTCTTAAGCCCAGCCCAGAAGATGAAGCAATATATGG TCCTAATACGAAAATGGTGAGATTCAAGAAAGGGGATAGCGTGGGTCTACGACTGGCAGGTGGAAATGATGTTGGCATATTTATTGCTGGAATTCAAGAAGGGACCTCAGCTGACCAGGAAGGACTACAGGAAGGAGATCAGATTCTTAAG GTAAACACTCAAGACTTCAGAGGTATTGTTCGGGAAGAAGCTGTTTTGTATCTTTTAGAAATTCCCAAAGGTGAAACTGTGACAATTTTGGCTCAAAGCAAATATGAAG TCTACAGAGACATCATGGCCTGTGGTAGAGGAGATTCATTCTTCATCAGGAGTCACTTTGAGTGTGAAAAGGAGTCACCACAGAGCTTAGCATTTACCAGAGGGGAGATCTTCAGAGTAGTTGATACACTGTATGATGGCAAATTGGGAAACTGGCTAGCTGTGAGAATTGGAAATGAACTGGAAAAGGGCCTCATTCCAAATAAGAGCAG AGCTGAACAGATGGCCAGCGTTCAAAATGCCCAAAAAGATGGTTCAAGTGATAGGGCAGATTTCTGGAGAACACGTGGCCAGCGATCTGGAGCAAAGAAGAATCTGAGGAAAAGTCGTGAAGATCTGACAGCCATTGTATCTGTGAGCACAAAATTCCCAGCTTATGAGCGAGTTCAGTTGCGCGAAG ctggtTTTAAGAGACCTGTGGTGATATTTGGCCCTATTGCAGATGTTGCTATGGAGAAATTGTCAAATGATTTGCCTCACCTGTACCAGACAGCAA AGACAGAACCCAGAGATGCAGGTTCGGAGAAATCAACTGGGGTGGTGCGCTTGAACACTGTGAGGCAAATCATTGAGCAG GATAAACATGCTCTGTTGGACGTCACTCCTAAAGCAGTGGACCTGCTAAATTATACCCAGTGGTTTCCAATTGTGGTCTTCTTTAACCCAGACAGTAAGCAAGGTGTGAAGACCATGAGACAAAGGCTATGTTCTACATCAAACAAGAGCTCAAGAAAACTTTATgagcaagcaaacaaactgaagaaaacttGTTCCCACCTCTTTACAG CAACCATCAATTTAAATTCAGCCAATGACAGTTGGTATGGTAGTTTGAAGGATACTGTTCAGCAACAGCAAGGAGAAGCAGTATGGGTATCGGAAGGAAAG CTGGATGGCATGGATGATGATGCCGATGATCGTATGTCTTACCTTACTGCTATGGGTGCTGACTATTTGAGTTGTGACAGTCGGCTGATCAGTGACCTAGAGGATACAGATGGAGAAGGAGGTGCATACACTGACAATGAACTTGATGAGCCCTTAGAGGAACCAAGGATTTCATCTGTTAGCCGGTCCTCTGAGCCTGTGCATCATGAGGAG agtttaaaaaaatttactccTGAACCAAGGGCTCAGTTGAGAAAAGCTGGTAGCAGGGAGATCCTTAGAGAACCAAGTCCACCTCCAGCATTCAAGCCTGAACCACCTAAG GGAAAATTACAAAACGAAGATCTATATGACTTCCCCAAGAACTATGACTCTAAATCAAGTAATGTTGCTGTCAGCAGTGAGACTTCAAGTGTTTCAGCTAAAGCAGCACCCCCACCTGTTTCTGTTAAACCTGCCTTTGGGCGTCCTATTCTGAGAAACTCTCAGCCAGCAGTTCCAtatgcagaggaggaggaggaggaggcaaagTTGGAAGAGGAAGGAGGCGAACAAGAAAACACTCCAAAATCGGTATtgaggaaagtaaaaatatttgaggagATGGATCATAAGGCGAGGATGCAAAGAATGCAAGAGCTTCAAGAGGCCCAGAATGCCAGG cttGAAATAGCCCAGAAGCATCCAGATATTTATGCTGTCCCAGTCAAAACACAGAAGTCAGAACAGAACTGGCCACAGCTGATGAG CTCCAGACCTCCAGAACCCCAGAAGCCTCCTATTAGACCTCACCTGGAGAACCGCTGCAGTTACGGCAGCgatgcagaggaggaggaggaggagtatCGTCGGCAGCTGGCAGACCACTCTAAGAAGGGCTATTATGGACAGCCATCCAGATACAGAGACACAGAATTGTAG
- the TJP2 gene encoding tight junction protein ZO-2 isoform X4, protein MKYEEIGKAPGMEELIWEQYTVTLQKDSKRGFGIAVSGGRDNPHFENGETSIVISDVLPGGPADGLLQENDRVVIVNGTPMENVLHSFAVQQLRKSGKVATIVVKRPRKVQAAALKRSPSLDYEDRALDVMDDHAEFDGKSARSGYSERSWHSGNGGRSQSWGNSLDQGYRDEQDRGRNRSRDRDRECSYSRDRSHGRSIDRSLDRDYRRDRSRGRSIDRDGVYEREYRGDYSPPNYSHESQPDPRYGREVRSRSRDRLHSRSPSPEIHHQQEYLGPQDPNAPISVLLTKGRHNEEYGLRLGSQIFIKEMTRTGLATKDGNLHEGDIILKINGTVTENMSLADARKLIEKSRGKLQLVVLRDRKQTLLNIPSLNDSDSEMDDISEIESNRSFSPQDDRLHHSDLDSHSSNEKLKEKPNAKDDPSNRMSRMGAMPTPFKSIGDVATPTVTVVDTNKELSYQDDSAVSQPKAVTRTILKPSPEDEAIYGPNTKMVRFKKGDSVGLRLAGGNDVGIFIAGIQEGTSADQEGLQEGDQILKVNTQDFRGIVREEAVLYLLEIPKGETVTILAQSKYEVYRDIMACGRGDSFFIRSHFECEKESPQSLAFTRGEIFRVVDTLYDGKLGNWLAVRIGNELEKGLIPNKSRAEQMASVQNAQKDGSSDRADFWRTRGQRSGAKKNLRKSREDLTAIVSVSTKFPAYERVQLREAGFKRPVVIFGPIADVAMEKLSNDLPHLYQTAKTEPRDAGSEKSTGVVRLNTVRQIIEQDKHALLDVTPKAVDLLNYTQWFPIVVFFNPDSKQGVKTMRQRLCSTSNKSSRKLYEQANKLKKTCSHLFTATINLNSANDSWYGSLKDTVQQQQGEAVWVSEGKLDGMDDDADDRMSYLTAMGADYLSCDSRLISDLEDTDGEGGAYTDNELDEPLEEPRISSVSRSSEPVHHEESLKKFTPEPRAQLRKAGSREILREPSPPPAFKPEPPKGKLQNEDLYDFPKNYDSKSSNVAVSSETSSVSAKAAPPPVSVKPAFGRPILRNSQPAVPYAEEEEEEAKLEEEGGEQENTPKSVLRKVKIFEEMDHKARMQRMQELQEAQNARLEIAQKHPDIYAVPVKTQKSEQNWPQLMSSRPPEPQKPPIRPHLENRCSYGSDAEEEEEEYRRQLADHSKKGYYGQPSRYRDTEL, encoded by the exons ATGAAGTATGAAGAAATTGGCAAG GCCCCAGGCATGGAAGAGCTGATATGGGAACAGTACACTGTGACCTTACAAAAG GATTCAAAACGAGGATTTGGAATTGCAGTTTCTGGCGGCAGAGATAACCCTCATTTTGAAAATGGTGAAACATCGATAGTCATTTCAGATGTTCTCCCAGGTGGCCCAGCAGATGGATTACTTCA AGAAAATGACCGAGTGGTCATTGTTAATGGGACTCCAATGGAAAATGTTCTACATTCTTTTGCAGTTCAACAGCTtagaaaaagtggaaaagtgGCCACCATT GTAGTGAAAAGACCAAGGAAAGTGCAGGCTGCAGCATTGAAGAGAAGCCCCTCCCTTGACTATGAGGACAGAGCTTTAGATGTAATGGATGACCATGCGGAATTTGATGGCAAAAGTGCTCGAAGTGGCTATAGTGAGAGAAGCTGGCACAGTGGTAATGGAGGGCGCAGCCAAAGCTGGGGAAACAGCCTGGATCAGGGCTATAGGGATGAGCAAGACAGAGGGCGTAACCGAAGCAGAGACCGTGACAGGGAATGCAGCTACAGCCGTGATCGAAGTCATGGTAGGAGCATTGACAGGAGCTTGGATCGAGACTATAGAAGAGATcgaagcaggggaaggagcatCGACAGGGATGGTGTCTACGAACGGGAGTACCGAGGAGACTACAGCCCACCTAATTATAGTCATGAATCTCAACCTGATCCTCGATATGGGAGGGAAGTGAGGAGTCGAAGTCGGGATAGACTTCATTCGCGAAGTCCTTCGCCTGAAATACATCACCAGCAGGAGTACCTAGGACCACAGGATCCAAATGCACCCATCAGTGTTCTCTTAACAAAAGGCAGACATAATGAAG AATATGGACTCCGTCTTGGAAGTCAGATCTTCATTAAAGAAATGACCCGTACTGGCCTAGCAACCAAAGATGGCAACCTTCATGAAGGGGATATCATTCTCAAG ATCAATGGTACAGTGACAGAGAACATGTCTTTAGCTGATGCCCGAAAACTGATTGAGAAATCACGGGGGAAACTCCAGCTGGTTGTTCTCAGGGATCGAAAGCAGACGCTGCTCAACATTCCTTCATTGAACGACAGTGACTCAGAAATGGATG ACATTTCTGAAATAGAGTCAAACAGATCATTCTCCCCTCAAGATGACAGATTACATCATTCTGATCTGGATTCACATTCTTCcaatgaaaagctgaaagagaaaCCAAA tgCAAAAGATGATCCATCCAATAGGATGTCCAGGATGGGAGCAATGCCTACACCATTCAAATCAATTGGTGATGTTGCTACTCCTACTGTTACAGTTGTGGACACAAACAAAGAGCTGAGCTACCAAGATGACTCAGCAG tGTCTCAACCAAAAGCAGTTACACGGACGATTCTTAAGCCCAGCCCAGAAGATGAAGCAATATATGG TCCTAATACGAAAATGGTGAGATTCAAGAAAGGGGATAGCGTGGGTCTACGACTGGCAGGTGGAAATGATGTTGGCATATTTATTGCTGGAATTCAAGAAGGGACCTCAGCTGACCAGGAAGGACTACAGGAAGGAGATCAGATTCTTAAG GTAAACACTCAAGACTTCAGAGGTATTGTTCGGGAAGAAGCTGTTTTGTATCTTTTAGAAATTCCCAAAGGTGAAACTGTGACAATTTTGGCTCAAAGCAAATATGAAG TCTACAGAGACATCATGGCCTGTGGTAGAGGAGATTCATTCTTCATCAGGAGTCACTTTGAGTGTGAAAAGGAGTCACCACAGAGCTTAGCATTTACCAGAGGGGAGATCTTCAGAGTAGTTGATACACTGTATGATGGCAAATTGGGAAACTGGCTAGCTGTGAGAATTGGAAATGAACTGGAAAAGGGCCTCATTCCAAATAAGAGCAG AGCTGAACAGATGGCCAGCGTTCAAAATGCCCAAAAAGATGGTTCAAGTGATAGGGCAGATTTCTGGAGAACACGTGGCCAGCGATCTGGAGCAAAGAAGAATCTGAGGAAAAGTCGTGAAGATCTGACAGCCATTGTATCTGTGAGCACAAAATTCCCAGCTTATGAGCGAGTTCAGTTGCGCGAAG ctggtTTTAAGAGACCTGTGGTGATATTTGGCCCTATTGCAGATGTTGCTATGGAGAAATTGTCAAATGATTTGCCTCACCTGTACCAGACAGCAA AGACAGAACCCAGAGATGCAGGTTCGGAGAAATCAACTGGGGTGGTGCGCTTGAACACTGTGAGGCAAATCATTGAGCAG GATAAACATGCTCTGTTGGACGTCACTCCTAAAGCAGTGGACCTGCTAAATTATACCCAGTGGTTTCCAATTGTGGTCTTCTTTAACCCAGACAGTAAGCAAGGTGTGAAGACCATGAGACAAAGGCTATGTTCTACATCAAACAAGAGCTCAAGAAAACTTTATgagcaagcaaacaaactgaagaaaacttGTTCCCACCTCTTTACAG CAACCATCAATTTAAATTCAGCCAATGACAGTTGGTATGGTAGTTTGAAGGATACTGTTCAGCAACAGCAAGGAGAAGCAGTATGGGTATCGGAAGGAAAG CTGGATGGCATGGATGATGATGCCGATGATCGTATGTCTTACCTTACTGCTATGGGTGCTGACTATTTGAGTTGTGACAGTCGGCTGATCAGTGACCTAGAGGATACAGATGGAGAAGGAGGTGCATACACTGACAATGAACTTGATGAGCCCTTAGAGGAACCAAGGATTTCATCTGTTAGCCGGTCCTCTGAGCCTGTGCATCATGAGGAG agtttaaaaaaatttactccTGAACCAAGGGCTCAGTTGAGAAAAGCTGGTAGCAGGGAGATCCTTAGAGAACCAAGTCCACCTCCAGCATTCAAGCCTGAACCACCTAAG GGAAAATTACAAAACGAAGATCTATATGACTTCCCCAAGAACTATGACTCTAAATCAAGTAATGTTGCTGTCAGCAGTGAGACTTCAAGTGTTTCAGCTAAAGCAGCACCCCCACCTGTTTCTGTTAAACCTGCCTTTGGGCGTCCTATTCTGAGAAACTCTCAGCCAGCAGTTCCAtatgcagaggaggaggaggaggaggcaaagTTGGAAGAGGAAGGAGGCGAACAAGAAAACACTCCAAAATCGGTATtgaggaaagtaaaaatatttgaggagATGGATCATAAGGCGAGGATGCAAAGAATGCAAGAGCTTCAAGAGGCCCAGAATGCCAGG cttGAAATAGCCCAGAAGCATCCAGATATTTATGCTGTCCCAGTCAAAACACAGAAGTCAGAACAGAACTGGCCACAGCTGATGAG CTCCAGACCTCCAGAACCCCAGAAGCCTCCTATTAGACCTCACCTGGAGAACCGCTGCAGTTACGGCAGCgatgcagaggaggaggaggaggagtatCGTCGGCAGCTGGCAGACCACTCTAAGAAGGGCTATTATGGACAGCCATCCAGATACAGAGACACAGAATTGTAG